A single region of the Pseudosulfitobacter pseudonitzschiae genome encodes:
- a CDS encoding cell wall hydrolase: MTRSNTRQRITVVLGSLSILAACGTSSPLSPPATELDCMARAMYFESNRSSRDGMIAVGSVVINRVQSDAFPNTICGVVSQKNQFAPGVMTKEMGSRSAPLAKAAAQSVYSGERHPDIAGAKFFHAAWYQAPYNNMHYVLTTGGNAFYEKRRPENVTSPAPLQATEGITRR, encoded by the coding sequence CTGACGCGCTCTAACACCAGACAACGGATCACCGTGGTATTAGGCAGCCTCTCCATACTGGCGGCGTGCGGTACCTCATCGCCGCTATCTCCGCCTGCAACTGAACTCGATTGTATGGCGCGGGCTATGTATTTTGAATCTAACCGCTCCAGCCGTGACGGGATGATCGCAGTCGGGAGCGTGGTTATTAATCGCGTTCAATCCGACGCTTTCCCCAATACCATCTGCGGTGTGGTCAGCCAGAAGAACCAGTTTGCTCCTGGCGTCATGACAAAGGAAATGGGCAGCAGATCGGCCCCCCTTGCCAAAGCTGCCGCACAGTCGGTTTACAGTGGAGAAAGGCACCCAGATATCGCGGGCGCAAAATTTTTCCATGCGGCTTGGTATCAAGCGCCTTATAACAATATGCACTATGTGCTGACGACAGGGGGAAATGCCTTCTACGAAAAGCGTCGGCCTGAAAATGTAACATCCCCGGCACCACTCCAAGCGACCGAAGGAATAACAAGGAGGTGA
- a CDS encoding acyl-CoA dehydrogenase family protein translates to MSFTLDNTRMTDRALEIADRVENFVRETIAPYEKDPRKTSHGPTDALANEMKAKAREAGVLTPHILEGGDHLTHLETAAVLIRSGLSPLGPVACNVAAPDEGNMYLLGKEASPELKERFLDPMVRGEMRSAFFMTEPADDGGAGSDPMMMQTTCKMDGNHWVINGRKTYITGAEGAGLGIVMAKSDDGACMFLVDLPDPAIRIERVMDTIDSSMPGGHAVISIDNLRVPASQMLGQSGEGFHYAQVRLSPARLTHCMRWLGACIRANEIASDYANRRMAFGKPLVDHEGVGFMLAENLIDLKQAELMIYWCADILDTGVLGTAESSMTKVAVSEALMRVADRCVQVMGGQGVTQDTIVEQVFREIRAFRIYDGPTEVHKWSLAKKIKRDWRKANEA, encoded by the coding sequence ATGAGCTTTACCCTCGACAACACCCGCATGACTGACCGCGCGCTGGAGATTGCCGACCGCGTGGAGAACTTTGTGCGCGAAACGATCGCGCCCTACGAGAAAGACCCGCGCAAGACGTCGCACGGCCCCACCGACGCACTGGCCAACGAGATGAAGGCCAAGGCGCGCGAGGCCGGTGTGTTGACGCCGCATATCCTTGAGGGCGGCGACCACCTGACCCATCTGGAAACCGCTGCCGTGCTGATCCGGTCGGGGTTGTCGCCGCTGGGGCCGGTGGCCTGCAACGTCGCCGCCCCCGACGAGGGGAACATGTATCTGCTGGGCAAGGAAGCCTCGCCCGAGTTGAAAGAACGGTTCCTTGACCCGATGGTGCGCGGCGAAATGCGGTCGGCGTTTTTCATGACCGAACCGGCCGACGACGGCGGGGCAGGGTCCGATCCGATGATGATGCAGACCACCTGCAAGATGGATGGCAACCACTGGGTCATCAACGGACGCAAAACCTATATCACCGGGGCGGAAGGGGCCGGTTTGGGCATTGTCATGGCCAAGTCGGACGATGGGGCCTGCATGTTTCTGGTCGATCTGCCCGATCCCGCAATCCGCATTGAACGGGTGATGGACACCATCGACAGCTCTATGCCCGGCGGTCATGCGGTAATCAGCATCGACAACCTGCGGGTGCCCGCCAGCCAGATGCTGGGTCAAAGCGGCGAGGGATTCCACTACGCTCAGGTGCGCCTGTCGCCCGCCCGCCTGACCCATTGCATGCGCTGGCTGGGGGCCTGCATCCGCGCCAATGAAATCGCCAGCGATTATGCCAACCGTCGCATGGCATTCGGCAAACCGCTGGTCGATCACGAAGGTGTCGGCTTTATGCTGGCCGAGAACCTGATCGACCTCAAACAGGCCGAACTGATGATCTATTGGTGTGCCGATATCCTGGACACCGGCGTTCTGGGCACCGCCGAAAGCTCGATGACCAAGGTGGCCGTCTCCGAGGCGCTGATGCGTGTGGCCGACCGTTGTGTGCAGGTCATGGGCGGGCAGGGGGTCACGCAGGACACCATTGTCGAACAGGTGTTCCGCGAAATCCGCGCCTTCCGCATCTACGACGGCCCGACCGAGGTTCACAAATGGAGCCTGGCGAAAAAGATCAAGCGCGATTGGCGAAAGGCAAACGAAGCATGA
- a CDS encoding IS110 family transposase gives MEITTIGIDIAKSVFQFHGVDAAGQTVLQKKLRRSAVLDTLAKLPPCLIGMEACATSHHWAREITALGHDVRLIPPAYVKPYVKRQKNDAADAEAICEAVTRPNMHFVAIKSVDQQAAMMLHRVRDLLVRQRTMLINALRAHMAELGIIAPQRPQNVLGLIQQLEEDSNGGITEVARSALLSLAGQLTSLTQEISALDRKILAWHRSSETSQRLSTIPGVGVLTATAMAASVTDPSLFRSGRQFAAFLGLVPRQNSSGGKERLGRITKMGDGYLRKLLVVGATAILRRVADTQTRTANWIRSLLERKASRLVSVAMANKTARIIWALLARGGTYRAS, from the coding sequence ATGGAAATTACAACGATAGGAATCGACATTGCAAAGTCAGTTTTTCAATTTCACGGTGTCGATGCGGCAGGCCAGACCGTTCTGCAGAAGAAGCTTCGCCGGAGTGCAGTCCTAGATACCTTGGCTAAATTGCCCCCTTGCCTGATCGGCATGGAGGCTTGTGCGACGTCGCACCATTGGGCCCGTGAGATCACGGCACTAGGCCACGATGTGCGGCTCATTCCCCCGGCCTATGTAAAACCCTACGTTAAGCGGCAAAAGAATGATGCGGCTGATGCGGAGGCTATTTGCGAGGCTGTTACGCGCCCGAATATGCACTTTGTGGCCATAAAAAGTGTCGATCAGCAGGCGGCCATGATGCTGCACCGGGTCCGTGACCTTCTCGTACGGCAGCGCACAATGCTGATAAATGCACTGCGCGCGCATATGGCTGAGCTGGGGATCATTGCGCCACAGAGGCCTCAGAATGTTCTCGGGTTGATCCAGCAACTCGAAGAGGACAGCAATGGCGGCATCACAGAGGTCGCCCGATCTGCTTTGCTGAGTCTGGCCGGCCAACTCACCAGTCTGACACAAGAAATCAGCGCACTTGATCGCAAGATCCTTGCATGGCATCGCTCGAGTGAAACCAGCCAGCGATTATCGACCATTCCGGGAGTTGGAGTGCTGACCGCGACAGCGATGGCTGCTTCGGTTACGGACCCCTCGCTCTTCCGATCCGGACGCCAATTTGCAGCCTTTCTCGGGTTGGTTCCCCGACAAAATTCATCCGGCGGCAAAGAGCGATTGGGACGTATTACCAAAATGGGTGACGGATATTTGCGTAAACTCCTCGTGGTTGGGGCCACAGCTATTCTGAGGCGTGTTGCTGATACGCAAACGCGAACCGCGAATTGGATCCGCAGCCTGCTAGAACGCAAGGCCTCTCGACTGGTCAGTGTCGCAATGGCCAACAAAACCGCTCGGATCATATGGGCACTCTTGGCGAGAGGAGGAACCTATCGAGCCTCATAA
- a CDS encoding SDR family NAD(P)-dependent oxidoreductase translates to MDIKGQAAIVTGGASGLGGATADMLAQVGAKVAIFDLNEELGKAKAAEIGGTFIKVNVTDESNVEAAIAEAEGVHGKARILVNCAGIGPPKKVIDREGNAIPLKDFTSIVNVNLFGSFNVLSKFAASLHTADLIGEERGVIINTASVAAFDGQIGQAAYAASKGGIVGMTLPVARELARYGIRVMTIAPGLFLTPLMASLPQEAQDSLGRQVPFPPRLGNPTEFAAMVQSIVTNIMLNGETIRLDGAIRMAPK, encoded by the coding sequence ATGGACATCAAAGGGCAGGCCGCAATCGTAACGGGCGGCGCATCGGGGCTGGGCGGTGCAACCGCCGACATGCTGGCACAGGTCGGCGCCAAGGTCGCGATTTTCGATCTGAACGAGGAGCTGGGCAAGGCGAAGGCCGCCGAGATCGGCGGCACTTTTATCAAGGTGAATGTCACCGATGAAAGCAACGTTGAAGCGGCCATCGCCGAGGCCGAAGGTGTGCATGGCAAGGCGCGGATTCTGGTGAACTGCGCGGGCATCGGGCCGCCCAAAAAGGTGATCGACCGCGAGGGGAATGCTATTCCGCTGAAGGATTTCACGTCCATCGTGAATGTGAACCTGTTCGGGTCGTTTAATGTGCTGTCGAAATTTGCAGCCAGCCTGCACACCGCCGACCTCATCGGGGAAGAGCGCGGCGTGATTATCAACACGGCGTCTGTCGCGGCATTTGACGGGCAGATCGGGCAGGCGGCCTATGCTGCGTCCAAGGGCGGCATCGTCGGAATGACCCTGCCTGTCGCGCGCGAGCTGGCCCGTTATGGCATCCGTGTCATGACCATCGCACCGGGTCTGTTCCTGACCCCGCTGATGGCGTCGCTGCCGCAAGAGGCACAAGACAGCCTTGGCCGTCAGGTGCCGTTCCCGCCGCGTCTGGGCAACCCGACCGAATTTGCTGCCATGGTGCAAAGCATCGTGACCAACATCATGCTGAATGGCGAGACGATCCGCCTGGACGGCGCAATCAGAATGGCACCGAAATGA
- a CDS encoding SRPBCC family protein, with translation MTDKSASFVYVTFIRTTPEKVFEAITRPEMARRYWGHENVSDDWQPGSKWQHIRTDEARTIELVGEVIESDPPKRFVISWANESQKDDPDQYSRVTFDIEPQGDVVKLTVAHDELQPGSGMLNGISKGWPHVLSSMKSFLETGQGFDL, from the coding sequence ATGACCGACAAATCAGCCAGCTTCGTCTATGTTACATTTATCCGCACGACGCCTGAAAAGGTGTTCGAAGCGATCACAAGGCCGGAAATGGCCCGCCGTTACTGGGGCCATGAAAACGTCTCGGATGACTGGCAGCCTGGCTCCAAATGGCAGCACATTCGCACCGATGAGGCGCGCACTATTGAGCTTGTGGGCGAAGTCATTGAAAGCGACCCGCCGAAGCGGTTTGTCATCAGTTGGGCAAATGAGAGCCAGAAGGACGATCCCGACCAATACAGCCGTGTCACCTTCGACATCGAACCGCAGGGCGACGTGGTCAAGCTGACCGTCGCGCATGACGAGTTGCAGCCCGGCAGCGGCATGCTGAACGGCATCAGCAAGGGCTGGCCGCACGTGCTGTCCAGCATGAAGTCCTTCCTCGAAACCGGTCAGGGATTTGATCTCTGA
- a CDS encoding GFA family protein, which produces MSTKTYKGGCACGAIRYETKSEPIFENHCQCTDCQKRSGTGHGSYLTFPQRADMKIIGEASQWSVTADSGNDKVHSFCPTCGTPVYLTFTAMPDLIAIHATSLDDPGQFNPQALTYSIRGHAWDMIDPSVQRFERMVPD; this is translated from the coding sequence ATGAGCACGAAGACCTATAAGGGTGGCTGCGCCTGCGGCGCCATCCGCTATGAAACGAAAAGCGAGCCCATCTTCGAGAATCATTGCCAATGCACCGATTGTCAGAAACGTAGCGGCACCGGGCACGGGTCCTATCTAACCTTCCCGCAGCGCGCTGACATGAAAATTATCGGCGAGGCGTCACAATGGAGCGTGACTGCGGATAGCGGGAATGACAAGGTTCATTCCTTTTGCCCGACATGCGGAACACCGGTCTATCTGACATTTACGGCGATGCCGGATTTGATCGCGATCCACGCGACCAGCCTTGACGACCCAGGTCAATTCAATCCGCAAGCGCTTACATACAGCATCCGCGGACATGCGTGGGATATGATTGATCCCTCGGTGCAGAGGTTCGAACGGATGGTTCCCGACTGA
- a CDS encoding acetyl-CoA C-acetyltransferase, translated as MAEAYIVTTARTAGGRRNGALAGWHPADMGGEVINALIDRSGIDPAAVDDVIVGCVTQAGEQAFAFGRNCVMASNLPQSVPAVTIDRQCGSSQQAVQFAAQAVMSGTQDVVIAMGVESMTRVPMFSNVKFHMQEGLGEGPFSDRIAERFGTRDFSQFKGAEMIAHKYGFDRETLDRFALESHHRAAQAAEAGAFDAEIVPLAIEGGLHTRDEGIRADATLDSIGSVRLLEEGGMITAANASQICDGAAGVLVVGEAALKKHGLTPVARIVNLTVTAGDPVIMLEEPIAGTRRALERAGMKIDDIDLYEVNEAFAPIPLAWLKELNADPAKLNVNGGAIALGHPLGASGAKLMTTLVHALHASGRKYGLQTMCEGGGIANVTIVEAL; from the coding sequence ATGGCTGAAGCATATATTGTCACAACCGCACGCACCGCAGGGGGACGCCGCAATGGCGCGCTGGCAGGCTGGCATCCCGCTGACATGGGCGGCGAAGTTATCAATGCGTTGATCGACCGCTCGGGAATAGACCCCGCCGCGGTGGACGACGTGATCGTCGGCTGCGTGACTCAGGCGGGCGAACAGGCCTTTGCCTTTGGGCGCAACTGCGTCATGGCGTCGAACTTGCCACAATCGGTGCCCGCCGTGACCATCGACCGCCAGTGCGGCAGTTCGCAACAGGCGGTGCAATTTGCAGCGCAAGCGGTGATGTCGGGAACGCAGGACGTGGTGATCGCGATGGGCGTTGAAAGCATGACCCGCGTGCCGATGTTCTCGAACGTGAAATTCCATATGCAGGAAGGTCTGGGCGAAGGTCCGTTTTCCGACCGGATCGCTGAGCGGTTCGGCACCAGGGATTTCAGCCAGTTCAAAGGCGCCGAGATGATCGCGCACAAATACGGCTTTGACCGCGAGACGCTGGACCGCTTTGCGCTGGAAAGCCACCATCGCGCGGCACAAGCCGCCGAAGCAGGCGCATTCGACGCCGAGATCGTGCCGCTGGCCATCGAGGGCGGGTTGCACACGCGCGACGAAGGTATCCGCGCCGACGCAACGCTGGACAGCATCGGCAGCGTGCGTCTGCTGGAAGAGGGCGGCATGATCACCGCCGCCAACGCCTCGCAAATCTGTGACGGCGCTGCGGGTGTTCTGGTGGTCGGCGAAGCCGCGTTGAAGAAACACGGTTTGACGCCCGTGGCGCGGATCGTGAACCTGACCGTGACTGCGGGCGACCCGGTGATCATGCTGGAAGAGCCGATTGCCGGCACCCGACGTGCGCTGGAACGGGCGGGCATGAAGATCGACGATATCGACCTGTACGAGGTGAACGAAGCCTTTGCCCCGATCCCGTTGGCGTGGCTGAAAGAGTTGAACGCCGATCCGGCCAAACTGAACGTGAACGGCGGTGCGATTGCGCTGGGGCATCCACTTGGTGCCTCAGGGGCCAAGCTGATGACGACACTGGTGCACGCCTTGCACGCCAGCGGGCGTAAGTACGGCCTGCAAACCATGTGCGAAGGCGGCGGCATCGCCAACGTCACCATAGTCGAGGCGCTGTAA
- a CDS encoding IS6 family transposase, whose translation MNIPTDLPPLKGFRYTREIIACAVWAYHRLALSTADVEDLLAVRGVIVSREPIRLWVSRFGSHFADCIRRERPRPNDKWHMDEIVITIRGKKHWLWRAIDADGDVLDILVQTPRNAKAAKRFFQRLVSQFGEPRVVITDKLRSYIKPVKTQAPNADHRAHKGLNNAIEVSHRPTRKREKIMGRFKSHRQAQRFLSAHDQINLIFRPRRYQLTATSYRHARNDAFSLWADYTAEMTA comes from the coding sequence ATGAACATTCCGACCGATTTGCCGCCCCTGAAGGGCTTCCGCTACACTCGTGAAATCATCGCGTGCGCTGTCTGGGCGTATCACCGGTTGGCCCTGAGCACGGCTGATGTTGAAGACCTATTGGCTGTTCGGGGTGTGATTGTCAGCCGGGAGCCGATCCGACTGTGGGTTAGTCGCTTTGGGTCGCATTTTGCAGATTGCATCCGCCGCGAACGTCCGCGGCCGAACGACAAGTGGCACATGGATGAGATCGTGATCACGATCCGTGGCAAGAAGCATTGGCTGTGGCGCGCGATCGACGCAGATGGAGACGTTCTCGATATTCTCGTGCAGACACCTCGGAATGCCAAAGCAGCAAAGCGCTTTTTCCAAAGATTGGTTTCACAGTTTGGCGAGCCGAGGGTGGTCATAACCGACAAATTGCGCAGCTATATCAAGCCGGTCAAAACACAGGCTCCGAACGCTGACCACCGGGCCCACAAAGGCCTAAACAACGCGATAGAAGTTTCGCATCGGCCAACCCGCAAACGAGAGAAAATAATGGGTCGGTTCAAGTCTCACCGGCAGGCACAGAGGTTTCTATCCGCGCACGACCAAATCAACCTCATTTTCCGTCCCCGGCGCTATCAACTCACAGCAACCTCATACCGCCACGCCCGCAACGATGCGTTCAGCCTCTGGGCCGATTACACCGCTGAGATGACCGCGTGA
- a CDS encoding phosphotransferase, with amino-acid sequence MSDASSDALSADANAGVDPVGPDHGFDMDRLTEWLQDNVAGFRGPVKLFKFKGGQSNPTFKLVADSGDYVLRRKPPGQLAKGAHAVDREARVLSALHAQGYPVAKVHGLCTDESIVGSMFFVMDMVEGRIFWDAGFRDVPAPKRAAYFSEMNRVLAQLHSYDPEAIGLGDYGRRGNYFERQIGRWTKSYLADTDAGRDAIMDRLIEWLPAAIPEGDENTIVHGDFRCDNLIFHPTEPRVLAVLDWELSTLGHPLADFAYHALMYRMPPEIVAGLGGVDPTILSLPTEAEYIAEYCANTGRTGIPNYDFYIAFNFFRMAAIFHGIKGRVARGQASSAHAAERLVAYPRLLTLAQEAMDACR; translated from the coding sequence ATGAGCGACGCCTCCAGTGATGCCCTAAGCGCAGACGCCAATGCCGGAGTCGATCCGGTCGGTCCGGACCATGGCTTTGATATGGACCGGCTGACCGAATGGCTTCAGGATAACGTGGCCGGGTTCCGTGGACCTGTGAAGCTATTCAAGTTCAAGGGTGGGCAATCCAACCCGACCTTCAAGCTGGTGGCCGACAGCGGCGACTATGTCCTGCGGCGCAAACCGCCGGGGCAACTGGCCAAGGGTGCCCATGCGGTGGATCGTGAGGCACGGGTGCTGAGCGCGTTGCATGCGCAGGGGTATCCGGTGGCTAAGGTGCATGGGCTGTGTACTGACGAAAGCATTGTGGGATCGATGTTTTTTGTCATGGACATGGTCGAGGGGCGGATTTTCTGGGATGCCGGGTTCCGCGATGTGCCCGCGCCAAAGCGCGCGGCCTATTTCTCGGAAATGAACCGGGTGCTGGCGCAGCTGCACTCCTACGACCCCGAGGCGATTGGTTTGGGCGACTATGGCCGTCGGGGCAATTATTTTGAACGCCAGATCGGGCGCTGGACGAAAAGCTATCTGGCTGACACCGACGCGGGCCGTGACGCGATCATGGACCGGCTGATTGAATGGTTGCCTGCGGCGATCCCCGAAGGTGACGAAAACACTATCGTTCACGGGGATTTCCGCTGTGACAACCTGATCTTCCACCCAACGGAACCGCGGGTTTTGGCGGTGCTGGACTGGGAGCTCTCGACGCTGGGGCATCCGCTGGCGGATTTCGCCTATCATGCGCTGATGTACCGGATGCCACCCGAGATCGTGGCCGGTCTGGGCGGGGTGGACCCCACGATCCTGTCGCTGCCGACCGAGGCAGAGTACATCGCGGAATATTGCGCCAACACCGGGCGCACGGGCATTCCGAATTACGACTTTTACATCGCCTTCAACTTTTTCCGGATGGCGGCGATCTTTCACGGCATTAAGGGGCGCGTCGCGCGCGGACAGGCCTCGTCCGCACATGCGGCGGAGCGACTTGTTGCCTATCCGCGCTTGCTGACACTGGCGCAAGAGGCGATGGACGCTTGTAGATGA
- a CDS encoding ArsR/SmtB family transcription factor yields the protein MSDDKVFKALADPGRRMLLDRLCDRNGQTLGQLCESMGMKRQSVTQHLGLLEQANLISTVRRGREKLHFINPVPLYEVYERWIRKFEEGRLSLLHDLKHELERKKT from the coding sequence ATGAGTGACGACAAAGTGTTCAAGGCCCTGGCCGATCCCGGCCGCAGGATGCTGCTCGACCGTCTTTGTGACAGGAACGGTCAGACGCTCGGGCAGCTCTGCGAGTCCATGGGCATGAAACGCCAATCCGTGACCCAGCATCTTGGCCTCCTGGAACAGGCCAATCTCATCAGCACGGTGCGCCGTGGGCGCGAGAAACTACATTTCATCAATCCGGTCCCGCTTTACGAGGTCTACGAGCGTTGGATCCGCAAGTTTGAGGAAGGACGCCTGAGCCTTCTCCATGACCTCAAACACGAACTTGAAAGGAAGAAGACATGA
- a CDS encoding H-NS family nucleoid-associated regulatory protein, with the protein MQASAIRSYFSGPPTHTLNGSLIRHRYSLAEVVGTDSKPKRTPVAPKYQHPENSAVIWSGRGRKPQWFVDSLNAGKDLSGLTMTSVSRTFFAFPS; encoded by the coding sequence ATGCAGGCAAGTGCTATACGTTCGTATTTTTCTGGACCCCCTACTCACACGCTGAATGGGAGCCTCATCCGGCACCGTTATTCCCTCGCGGAAGTGGTCGGGACAGATAGCAAGCCCAAGCGCACCCCAGTCGCACCAAAATACCAGCACCCTGAGAACTCGGCCGTCATCTGGTCCGGTCGTGGGCGTAAACCGCAGTGGTTCGTTGACTCGCTGAACGCTGGCAAAGACCTTAGCGGTCTGACGATGACGTCAGTTTCACGGACCTTTTTTGCATTCCCAAGTTAA
- a CDS encoding acyl-CoA dehydrogenase family protein, with protein MIRRRIFEPEHEMFRNTVRKWAEAEVYPRSEEFRRDGMVGRDVWASAGKQGFLAMYADPVYGGLGLDDFRFDMVLTEELAARENGLYIPLHNRIVGPYIHRFGTDAQKRRYLPGVVSGDTILAIAMTEPDIGSDLASMRTRAEDRGDHWLLNGSKTYISNGILAGLVIVAARTGTGSHDIGLFLVPDGTAGFTRGRRLEKIGLKSQDTAELHFDNVKLPKDAVLGEPAGGFGMMMQNLAEERLVGSNQFIAHAQRAFDITLDYIRERKAFGQAIGTFQNSRFQMAALKTRIDAGWAFVDHCAQEHLEGALTADMAAQAKLLCSEIEGEVVDACLQLHGGAGFMEEYEIGRMYCAARVSRIYAGTSEIMKEIIGRKLGLGDRR; from the coding sequence ATGATCCGCAGACGGATATTCGAGCCGGAACACGAGATGTTCCGCAACACGGTTCGCAAATGGGCCGAGGCCGAGGTGTACCCGCGCAGCGAAGAGTTCCGCCGTGACGGTATGGTCGGGCGCGATGTCTGGGCGTCGGCAGGCAAGCAAGGGTTTTTGGCGATGTATGCCGATCCCGTTTATGGCGGGCTGGGGCTGGATGATTTCCGGTTCGACATGGTGCTGACTGAGGAGTTGGCGGCGCGTGAAAACGGTCTGTACATTCCGTTGCACAATCGCATCGTCGGCCCCTATATCCACCGCTTTGGCACCGACGCGCAAAAGCGCCGGTATCTGCCGGGTGTGGTGTCGGGCGACACCATTTTGGCGATTGCGATGACGGAACCCGATATCGGATCGGACCTGGCCAGTATGCGTACCCGCGCGGAGGATCGTGGCGACCACTGGCTGTTGAACGGGTCGAAAACCTATATCTCGAATGGTATTCTGGCGGGGTTGGTGATTGTCGCGGCGCGCACCGGAACGGGCAGCCACGACATCGGGCTGTTTCTGGTGCCGGACGGCACAGCGGGGTTCACCCGTGGCCGTCGGCTGGAAAAGATCGGCCTGAAATCGCAAGACACAGCCGAGCTGCATTTCGACAACGTGAAGCTGCCCAAAGATGCGGTGCTGGGCGAACCTGCGGGGGGCTTTGGCATGATGATGCAGAATCTGGCCGAAGAGCGGCTGGTGGGGTCTAACCAGTTTATCGCCCATGCGCAGCGCGCTTTTGACATCACGCTGGACTATATCCGCGAACGCAAGGCCTTTGGGCAGGCGATTGGCACCTTCCAGAACTCGCGTTTCCAGATGGCGGCACTGAAAACCAGGATCGACGCAGGTTGGGCCTTTGTCGATCATTGCGCGCAGGAACATTTGGAAGGTGCGTTGACCGCCGATATGGCCGCGCAGGCCAAACTGTTGTGTTCCGAGATCGAGGGAGAGGTCGTTGACGCTTGTTTGCAACTGCACGGCGGCGCGGGATTTATGGAGGAATACGAGATCGGGCGGATGTACTGTGCGGCACGGGTCAGCCGCATTTATGCGGGTACGTCCGAGATCATGAAGGAGATCATCGGGCGCAAGCTGGGGCTGGGCGATCGCAGATGA